The region CACTACCTCTTCCTTTTCTACTCACGGCAAGCGGGAGCACAGAGAGCTGAAATGAAAGACAAGGAAGGGGTGGATGTGGGTGAGCCTGTCAGCTACTTGCTCCTTTGCCTAAGGTCCCAGGCACCCCTCGAGGCCCTTCCTGTGTTAGTACCTTCCCTGGTGTAATCAGGGAGCTTGGTCTTTTGAAGCCATTGCCAATATAAACGGAGTGAAGAGAGAGCCTCTTTGATCTCTGGGGAAGCAGAAAGCAGTTACATTACCCTGGGCCTCAGCAGTCCAGTTCACCCCATCCCTGCCTCCCAACCCTCTTTGGTGTCCTCCCAAGACCCCAGGTCACAGCTCCCCCTTGGCCTCACCTATGACCCTCAGGACTCTGTGAGTCTTCTCTGTGACTTTGTTCAGGGACATCTCATCTGTGGAGATGGACCAGAGATTCCCTCAGCAGCCCAAGAAGAAATGTTGGGGTCTCTCCTGACCTTTCCAGGATCTGGAGCTCCCCCAGAGGTAGAGGCCCTTGTGTCTAGAGAGAGCTATGCATGGCTGAGGGCACAGTTAGGAAATCACATGCTGCCCTTCTCAGGGTGTAGGGCTGATGGTGCTGGGCCTGCCCCCTGGACTTCTGGTTTTACCTAAGGCAAAGGCAGAAAAGTCTGGGGAGGCTTCACATTGCTTCCACTGGGCCTTCATCTGGCTACAGAGTCGAGCCAGGCGGCCTGACAAGTCGTGGGCTGGGAGGCGGCAAAAGACACAGGCCTGAGCAGCTGCCAGAAAAACCCCACCTAGTGCCAGCATCCACATGAGGACCACTTTGGGGAGAATGCTGGCCCTATCTGGGCTGAGGAGACCTCAGAATGCTCTGTGACACTTGCTCCAGCCCTTTGCTTGGAGGTTCTAGAGTGTTTCAGAATAATGCTACTGCTCCATCCTTGGCTGAAGTAAAGTTGGGGCCCATGGAACTCCAGCTCCAGCCCCATTGCTAATCGGGACTTACCTAGCTCCCTCATGCCAACCTAGGAAGGGGTGTGGCCTGACTCCCTCAGTACATGGCTTGGGACACCGCAAAGATTCCCTCTGTCCTTGTTGCAGTGTTCTGGCTTCTCATGGGGCAGGCCAGACTAGGCAACCCAGCTTTAGAAGCAGCAGCCATGGTCCAGGAGGCTAGAAGGAGTAGGAGAGATGGGCAGAGAAAGTAGGGCTTCTGTTGCAAGGGGCCCTCAGCAGCCTTTACGCATTTGTGGTTccaaaagcaattttattttccttcttataaATTATGACCAGTGATAAATGATGAGTGACACCTCCAGTGAAGAAGTTGTGCATGAGTATCTCATCCTTTCCCTTGTCCTCCCCACTCTACCAAAGTGCT is a window of Nycticebus coucang isolate mNycCou1 chromosome 18, mNycCou1.pri, whole genome shotgun sequence DNA encoding:
- the TMEM95 gene encoding sperm-egg fusion protein TMEM95 produces the protein MWMLALGGVFLAAAQACVFCRLPAHDLSGRLARLCSQMKAQWKQCEASPDFSAFALDEMSLNKVTEKTHRVLRVIEIKEALSSLRLYWQWLQKTKLPDYTREALCAPACRDSTILYNCSTCQGAEVSCWPRKRCFPGSHDLWEARILLLSVFGAVLLLGVLSLVVEPSIFSLPSGPATSK